Proteins encoded together in one Shewanella acanthi window:
- the mltF gene encoding membrane-bound lytic murein transglycosylase MltF — protein sequence MTRYLFAFILVFVLTACQQVTVEEPEFAPLKLTELRVGTLYGPQIYMTSGQGNSGFDYDLAVSFAEYLNVPLTMVPYTNRADLFAALKNNEIDIIAAGITDTPARREQFRIGPPLYRVNQVLVYREGMPTPKNVNDLKSKITVIADSSFVETLTQLQKHYPTLVWDQVTDKDSEELLAMIANKEIDYTIADSSSVQINRRYLPDLRSGLVLEEKLDVVWLLPPDNSDGLMSRLLAFWHQEKLTGTLDHLNEKYFGHVKRFDYIDTRAFLRAIETVLPRYRQMFETHAGNLDWRKLAATSYQESHWNPSARSPTGVRGMMMLTEPTAKEIGIHNRLDAEQSIRGGAAYLSDMINRLPDSIPESQRMWFALASYNIGYAHVEDARKLAESMELNPNAWRDLKKVLPLLQKRKYYQKTRYGYARGSEAVHYVDSIRRYYDTLVWVDNQSQQQTTDEDSGELPTEDISTLPPGSLSPDAPK from the coding sequence ATGACCCGATATCTGTTTGCTTTCATCTTGGTATTTGTACTGACGGCTTGTCAGCAGGTGACCGTGGAAGAACCAGAATTCGCGCCATTAAAGCTGACAGAATTGCGGGTGGGTACACTTTATGGACCGCAGATCTATATGACCTCGGGCCAAGGCAACAGCGGCTTTGATTACGATTTAGCGGTTTCTTTTGCCGAATACCTTAATGTGCCGCTCACTATGGTGCCCTATACCAACCGTGCAGACCTCTTTGCCGCACTAAAAAATAACGAAATTGATATCATTGCCGCAGGCATAACTGATACTCCTGCACGGCGGGAACAGTTCCGAATAGGGCCTCCTTTATACCGCGTAAACCAGGTGTTGGTTTACCGTGAAGGCATGCCAACCCCAAAAAATGTCAATGACTTAAAAAGCAAAATCACGGTTATTGCCGACTCATCCTTTGTCGAAACCCTAACTCAGCTTCAAAAACATTACCCAACGCTGGTCTGGGATCAGGTGACCGACAAGGACAGCGAAGAGTTACTGGCAATGATTGCCAACAAGGAAATAGATTACACCATCGCCGATTCGAGCAGTGTGCAGATTAACCGCCGCTACCTACCCGACCTTCGCTCCGGTCTAGTGCTCGAGGAAAAACTCGATGTGGTTTGGCTATTACCGCCCGATAATAGTGATGGCCTAATGAGTCGCTTACTTGCCTTTTGGCATCAGGAAAAACTGACCGGCACACTCGATCACCTCAACGAGAAATACTTTGGTCACGTTAAACGTTTCGACTATATCGACACCCGCGCCTTTCTTCGCGCCATCGAAACCGTGTTACCTCGATATCGTCAAATGTTTGAAACCCATGCTGGCAATTTAGATTGGCGAAAGCTCGCAGCAACTAGTTATCAAGAATCCCATTGGAACCCTAGCGCTCGTTCGCCAACCGGGGTACGTGGCATGATGATGCTAACCGAGCCTACGGCCAAGGAAATCGGGATCCACAACCGACTCGATGCCGAGCAGAGTATCCGCGGTGGCGCCGCGTATTTAAGCGACATGATAAATCGCCTACCCGACTCTATCCCCGAAAGTCAGAGGATGTGGTTTGCACTGGCCTCCTACAATATCGGTTATGCCCATGTGGAAGATGCCCGAAAACTAGCCGAATCCATGGAGCTTAATCCCAATGCGTGGCGGGATTTAAAGAAAGTGCTGCCGCTTTTGCAAAAGCGTAAGTATTACCAAAAGACCCGTTATGGTTATGCTCGAGGCAGTGAAGCGGTGCATTATGTAGACAGCATTCGCCGTTATTACGACACCCTGGTGTGGGTCGATAATCAGTCCCAGCAACAAACCACGGATGAAGATTCTGGTGAGTTGCCCACTGAGGATATATCGACGCTACCACCCGGCAGCCTAAGCCCTGACGCACCTAAATAG